One part of the Streptomyces ferrugineus genome encodes these proteins:
- a CDS encoding Nramp family divalent metal transporter → MTATSQSPPQVHAPAPTTRRGRLAVLGPGLVLAATSVGAGDMVTSLAGAAGYGMALLWAILVGVVLKYALTEAVGRLYLASGLTVIASLRAAARWLPYAFLVFVLVIGLLYGAALSSVAALALSTLFPALPLRPLAVVIALASAGLVYVGRYALFERVMSAFMLAKFVGMVVLAVVTVVTIDDPSTLVSSLRPRLPEGDLITVLALVGGVGGTAGVASYSYWVREKRWRHRSWLPVMRADSAVSYAVTFLFVVCASIVGTGLLYGTGRTITGNDGLAALADPLGADLGSVARVLFLGTFFLVTLSALVGGFNALCYLLSDSLRTLRGVPDSEAERHMGQRSRPYRLFVLYCAVTSVAVTFMGRPVRLVLTYAAVGSLVLPLLSGALLVLLNRRALRAPYRNKTVSNVLLSSSFVLFGVLAVVQLKETLGGL, encoded by the coding sequence GGCCCGGGGCTGGTCCTGGCGGCCACGAGCGTGGGCGCGGGCGACATGGTGACGTCGCTGGCGGGCGCCGCCGGGTACGGCATGGCCCTGCTGTGGGCGATCCTCGTCGGGGTCGTCCTCAAGTACGCGCTCACCGAGGCGGTGGGGCGGCTGTATCTGGCGTCGGGGCTGACGGTGATCGCGAGCCTGCGTGCGGCGGCCCGCTGGCTGCCGTACGCCTTCCTGGTGTTCGTCCTGGTCATCGGGCTGCTGTACGGGGCGGCGCTGAGCTCGGTGGCGGCGCTGGCGCTGTCGACGCTGTTCCCCGCGCTGCCGCTGCGGCCGCTGGCGGTGGTGATCGCGCTGGCGTCGGCCGGTCTGGTGTACGTGGGCCGGTACGCGCTGTTCGAGCGGGTGATGAGCGCCTTCATGCTGGCCAAGTTCGTCGGCATGGTGGTGCTGGCGGTGGTCACGGTCGTCACGATCGACGACCCGTCCACCCTGGTGTCCTCGCTGCGGCCGCGGCTGCCGGAGGGCGACCTGATCACCGTGCTGGCGCTGGTCGGCGGGGTGGGCGGTACGGCCGGGGTGGCGTCGTACAGCTACTGGGTGCGCGAGAAGCGCTGGCGGCACCGGAGCTGGCTGCCGGTCATGCGGGCCGACTCGGCGGTGAGCTACGCCGTCACGTTCCTGTTCGTGGTGTGCGCCTCGATCGTCGGCACCGGTCTGCTGTACGGCACCGGGCGGACGATCACCGGCAACGACGGGCTGGCCGCGCTGGCCGATCCGCTCGGCGCGGACCTGGGCTCGGTGGCCCGGGTGCTGTTCCTGGGCACCTTCTTCCTCGTGACCCTGAGTGCCCTCGTCGGCGGCTTCAACGCCCTGTGCTACCTGCTGTCCGACTCCCTGCGCACCCTGCGCGGCGTCCCGGACAGCGAGGCCGAGCGGCACATGGGCCAGCGCAGCCGGCCGTACCGACTGTTCGTGCTGTACTGCGCGGTCACGTCGGTGGCGGTGACCTTCATGGGCCGGCCGGTCCGCCTGGTGCTCACCTACGCGGCCGTCGGCTCCCTCGTGCTGCCGCTGCTGTCCGGGGCGCTGCTGGTGCTCCTGAACCGGCGTGCCCTGCGGGCGCCGTACCGCAACAAGACCGTCTCGAACGTGCTGCTGTCGAGTTCCTTCGTGCTGTTCGGGGTGCTCGCCGTCGTCCAGCTCAAGGAAACCCTGGGAGGACTGTGA